A single region of the Rhodospirillales bacterium genome encodes:
- the mazG gene encoding nucleoside triphosphate pyrophosphohydrolase encodes MSQQKPRNPLPEFKHPIDRLLWVMARLRDPEGGCPWDLAQDFKTIVPYTIEEAYEVADAVDRGDMEDLKEELGDLLLQSVYHAQMASENGHFDFNDVVEGILDKMIGRHPHVFGEEQARSPDDVNRIWEGRKDAEKEGRESALDGVTQGLPALLKAQKLQKAAAKAGYVWPDTHHAFEKLEEEIAEFRAELESGDKAAQEEEFGDLLFCLVNYGRMNGLKSEEALRKANVKFEKRFRGMESDLKKDGHTDLETLPLDTWLTYWKRQK; translated from the coding sequence ATGTCACAACAGAAGCCCCGTAACCCCCTTCCCGAATTTAAGCACCCGATCGACAGGCTGCTATGGGTGATGGCGCGCCTGCGCGATCCTGAAGGCGGATGTCCGTGGGATCTGGCGCAGGATTTTAAAACCATCGTGCCTTATACCATCGAGGAAGCCTATGAGGTCGCCGACGCCGTAGATCGCGGCGATATGGAGGATTTAAAGGAAGAACTGGGCGATTTGCTGCTGCAAAGCGTTTACCACGCCCAGATGGCGTCCGAAAACGGGCATTTTGATTTTAACGATGTCGTCGAAGGCATTCTGGACAAAATGATCGGCCGTCACCCGCATGTTTTCGGGGAGGAGCAGGCCCGCAGCCCCGACGATGTGAACAGGATATGGGAGGGCCGCAAAGACGCGGAAAAAGAGGGGCGGGAAAGCGCTCTGGACGGCGTGACGCAAGGGCTCCCTGCCCTGCTCAAGGCGCAGAAACTCCAAAAAGCCGCTGCAAAGGCGGGCTATGTATGGCCGGATACGCATCACGCGTTTGAAAAGCTGGAAGAAGAGATCGCGGAGTTCAGGGCCGAGCTGGAAAGCGGCGATAAAGCCGCGCAGGAAGAGGAATTCGGCGATCTGCTCTTTTGTCTGGTCAATTACGGCCGCATGAACGGCCTTAAAAGCGAAGAAGCCCTGCGCAAGGCCAATGTGAAGTTTGAAAAGCGCTTTCGCGGCATGGAATCCGATCTCAAAAAAGACGGGCATACCGACCTTGAAACCCTCCCGCTTGACACCTGGCTGACCTATTGGAAAAGGCAGAAATAA
- a CDS encoding MBL fold metallo-hydrolase, which translates to MSAEFIILGCGSSAGVPAIGNYWGACNPEEPRNRRTRCCAGVCSDKTSLIIDTGPDLRAQYTQSGFTHLDAVLYTHAHGDHTNGIDELRTLQRRFKRQFDVFASRDTLDDIMPRFNYMFETSEDGFYPQVLVPNVLEYGRRTTVGDISFTAFDMNHGACRATGYRFGNIGYCTDMFDLDDAALDILDGIDIWIADSAGYHSRSNPVHASLEKIFSLNERIKARQVYLTAMPPTMDYATLKTELPDGYAPAYDGLKLEIK; encoded by the coding sequence ATGAGCGCCGAATTCATTATACTCGGTTGCGGCAGTTCTGCGGGCGTTCCCGCCATCGGCAATTATTGGGGGGCCTGCAATCCTGAAGAGCCGAGAAACCGCCGGACGCGTTGCTGTGCGGGCGTCTGCTCGGACAAGACGTCTTTGATTATCGACACGGGGCCGGACCTGCGGGCGCAATACACCCAAAGTGGTTTTACCCATCTGGACGCCGTTTTATATACCCATGCGCATGGCGACCATACCAACGGCATTGACGAATTGCGGACATTGCAACGGCGGTTCAAGCGGCAGTTTGACGTCTTTGCCAGCCGGGATACGCTGGACGATATCATGCCGCGCTTTAATTATATGTTCGAAACCAGCGAAGACGGCTTTTATCCGCAGGTTCTGGTGCCGAATGTCCTTGAATACGGGCGCCGGACGACCGTCGGCGATATTTCTTTTACCGCTTTTGATATGAATCACGGCGCTTGTCGGGCTACGGGCTACCGTTTCGGCAATATCGGATATTGCACGGATATGTTTGATCTGGATGACGCTGCGCTTGATATTCTGGACGGGATTGATATCTGGATCGCCGATTCCGCAGGCTATCACAGTCGGTCCAATCCGGTTCACGCCAGCCTGGAAAAAATATTTTCCCTGAATGAACGGATCAAGGCCCGGCAGGTTTATTTAACGGCGATGCCGCCGACGATGGATTATGCGACGCTGAAGACGGAATTGCCGGACGGCTATGCGCCAGCCTATGATGGACTGAAACTGGAAATAAAATAA